Proteins found in one Helicobacter sp. NHP19-003 genomic segment:
- a CDS encoding DNA-methyltransferase has protein sequence MILNGSISDILAQIEDSSFDLIITSPPYNVGKDYEKTKSLNAYLREFEPVLKELKRVLKERGSVAWQVGNFVKDKEIYPLDICFYPLFKDLGFRLRNRIIWKFGHGLHSKLRFSGRYESILWFSKSDSYTFNLDSVRVPAKYPGKRHFKGAKKGQLSGNPRGKNPADVWEIVAKDWECQIWDIVNVKSNHVEKTAHPCQFPIELVDRLILALSNPGERVLDPFGGVGTTLISALKNGRKALCVEKEELYCQIARERVLDFFKDTLKWREMDQEIYTPKNDSVARIPEEWRGLGVY, from the coding sequence ATGATTCTCAATGGCTCTATTTCGGATATCTTGGCACAAATAGAAGACTCTAGCTTTGATCTCATCATCACTTCACCCCCTTATAATGTGGGCAAGGACTATGAAAAGACCAAGAGTTTAAACGCCTATTTAAGAGAGTTTGAACCTGTGTTAAAAGAGCTAAAAAGGGTACTTAAAGAGAGGGGGAGTGTGGCGTGGCAAGTGGGTAATTTTGTCAAAGATAAAGAAATCTATCCCTTAGACATTTGTTTTTATCCCTTATTTAAAGATTTGGGCTTTAGACTGAGAAACCGCATCATTTGGAAATTTGGGCATGGTTTGCACTCCAAGCTTAGATTTAGTGGCCGCTATGAAAGCATTTTGTGGTTTAGTAAGAGCGATTCTTACACCTTTAATTTAGACAGCGTGCGTGTCCCCGCCAAATATCCGGGCAAGCGCCACTTTAAGGGAGCTAAAAAAGGACAGCTCTCGGGCAACCCAAGGGGCAAGAATCCGGCAGATGTGTGGGAGATTGTGGCTAAAGATTGGGAATGCCAAATTTGGGACATTGTCAATGTCAAAAGCAACCATGTGGAAAAGACCGCCCACCCTTGCCAATTCCCCATAGAATTGGTTGATCGCCTAATTTTAGCTTTAAGCAATCCAGGGGAGCGTGTTTTAGATCCCTTTGGAGGTGTAGGCACAACCCTAATCAGTGCGCTTAAAAATGGTAGGAAAGCCCTCTGTGTAGAAAAAGAAGAGCTGTATTGCCAAATCGCTAGAGAGAGGGTGTTGGATTTTTTTAAAGATACGCTTAAATGGCGTGAAATGGATCAAGAAATTTACACCCCCAAAAACGACAGCGTAGCACGCATACCAGAGGAGTGGCGCGGATTGGGGGTTTATTGA
- a CDS encoding tetratricopeptide repeat protein, whose product MLVAFYKGVGGAVLALTMAVGVCHAKSQADEYYELAKSHHKHNDYNQSLIYWKKLVKMGDSRGYNGLGYMYNYGYGVAKDYAKALDYYKKAADMGSAKAYNNLGIMYAKSEGVLKDYSKALQCFQKAAKMGDNGAYNNLGTMYKRGYGVSKDYAKALEYFQRAAKMGSAQADYNLGMMYQDGEGVAKDSVKAVQYLQKAVKLGYGAGYLGLGMAYAKGEGVTKDYAKALEYFQKAANAGSAGAYFNLGIAYTNGYGVAKDTNKALAYYKKACGLGNGKGCKALKQLAPTKAD is encoded by the coding sequence ATGTTGGTCGCATTTTATAAGGGTGTGGGGGGGGCTGTACTTGCCCTCACAATGGCGGTCGGGGTTTGCCATGCCAAGAGCCAAGCGGACGAGTACTATGAACTGGCAAAATCCCACCACAAGCACAACGACTATAACCAATCCCTCATTTACTGGAAAAAGCTCGTTAAAATGGGGGATTCTCGGGGGTATAATGGACTGGGCTACATGTATAATTACGGCTATGGCGTGGCGAAAGACTACGCAAAAGCCCTAGATTATTACAAAAAAGCCGCAGACATGGGGAGTGCTAAGGCGTACAACAATCTAGGGATCATGTACGCCAAGAGCGAGGGGGTCTTAAAAGATTATTCTAAAGCCTTGCAATGTTTCCAAAAGGCCGCCAAGATGGGGGATAATGGGGCTTACAACAATCTAGGCACGATGTATAAAAGGGGCTATGGGGTTAGCAAAGACTACGCCAAAGCCCTAGAATACTTCCAAAGAGCCGCCAAGATGGGGAGTGCTCAGGCTGATTACAATTTAGGCATGATGTATCAAGATGGCGAGGGGGTTGCTAAGGATAGCGTTAAAGCGGTGCAATACCTCCAAAAAGCCGTGAAATTGGGGTATGGTGCGGGTTACCTCGGGCTAGGCATGGCGTATGCTAAGGGGGAGGGCGTTACCAAGGACTATGCAAAAGCTTTGGAATACTTCCAAAAAGCCGCAAACGCGGGCAGTGCTGGGGCTTATTTCAACTTGGGCATCGCCTACACCAACGGCTATGGCGTGGCTAAAGACACAAACAAGGCTTTGGCGTATTACAAAAAAGCTTGTGGCCTAGGCAATGGCAAGGGGTGTAAAGCCCTCAAACAACTCGCCCCCACTAAGGCAGATTGA
- a CDS encoding HugZ family heme oxygenase, with amino-acid sequence MDLQFILKHMNENHVKDMEALLAKFGQIKDAVDVHLKNATTEFIEIAYKIKEGAQEQIQKIDYPAKVAEMKDIKDAIIELCKSIPQTTDIKGVQEDLEKFRDSFSSVCIASLSSENEVICSYSALLFDEHEGHKHFYIYVSEVAEHFKSLKAHPDNVEIMFLEDEASAKSPILRRRLRYRTKLHFIERGEEFDRVYDNFLAKHGKGRGLETIRHMQDFHLIKLEFVKGRFVKGFGQAYDIDAHGHISYVGAKGNPHTKGHPHGANPHGASVHSEHPHGHGGHPHA; translated from the coding sequence ATGGATTTGCAGTTTATCCTAAAACACATGAACGAAAACCATGTGAAAGACATGGAAGCCTTGCTTGCCAAATTCGGACAAATCAAGGATGCAGTGGATGTGCATTTAAAAAACGCCACAACAGAGTTTATCGAGATCGCCTACAAAATCAAAGAGGGGGCACAAGAGCAAATCCAAAAGATCGACTACCCCGCTAAAGTGGCTGAGATGAAGGACATCAAGGACGCGATCATCGAGCTTTGCAAGTCCATCCCACAAACCACAGACATCAAGGGCGTACAAGAGGATTTAGAAAAATTTAGAGACAGCTTTAGCAGCGTGTGCATCGCCAGCCTTAGCTCCGAAAATGAAGTCATTTGCTCTTACAGCGCACTTCTCTTTGATGAGCACGAGGGGCATAAACATTTTTACATTTATGTGAGCGAGGTCGCCGAGCATTTCAAAAGCCTTAAGGCACACCCAGACAATGTAGAAATCATGTTCTTAGAGGACGAAGCAAGCGCAAAATCGCCCATTTTACGCCGCCGTTTGCGTTATAGGACAAAATTGCACTTCATTGAAAGGGGCGAGGAGTTTGACCGCGTGTATGACAACTTCTTGGCCAAACACGGCAAAGGACGGGGCTTAGAAACCATCCGCCACATGCAGGACTTCCATTTGATTAAATTAGAGTTTGTCAAAGGGCGCTTTGTCAAAGGTTTCGGGCAGGCTTATGACATTGATGCACACGGGCACATCTCTTATGTCGGGGCGAAGGGCAATCCCCACACCAAAGGACACCCTCACGGGGCAAATCCGCATGGCGCAAGCGTGCATAGCGAGCATCCCCACGGACACGGCGGACACCCCCACGCCTAA
- the rpsB gene encoding 30S ribosomal protein S2, with product MITMKDLLECGVHFGHQTRRWNPKTARFIFGVRKNIHIIDLQKTLRYFRYTYNIVRDASAEGKTIMFVGTKKQASDALKEYAMQVNVPYVNYRWLGGMLTNFSTIRKSVRKLEIMEEMESSGQIDLLTKKEKLMILRKKEKLEKYLGGVRHMKKMPDMMFIVDVVKEKIAVAEARRLGIPIIAPLDTNCDPDLVDYPIPGNDDAIRSIGLFCKEMAEAITEGRELVGRSEEALEEVEAASEAEKEEILEEIVQEEGVENE from the coding sequence ATGATCACAATGAAGGATTTATTAGAGTGTGGGGTGCATTTTGGGCACCAAACTAGGCGCTGGAACCCCAAAACAGCCCGCTTTATCTTTGGTGTGCGTAAAAACATCCACATCATTGATTTGCAAAAAACCTTGCGCTATTTCCGCTACACATATAACATTGTCCGCGATGCGAGCGCAGAGGGCAAAACGATCATGTTTGTAGGCACAAAAAAGCAAGCCAGCGATGCACTCAAAGAGTATGCCATGCAAGTCAATGTCCCCTATGTCAATTACCGCTGGCTGGGGGGCATGCTGACAAATTTTAGCACCATTAGAAAATCCGTACGCAAGCTAGAAATCATGGAGGAAATGGAGAGCAGCGGGCAGATCGACCTGCTTACCAAAAAAGAAAAGCTCATGATTTTACGCAAAAAAGAAAAGCTTGAGAAGTATTTAGGTGGCGTGCGCCACATGAAAAAAATGCCCGACATGATGTTCATCGTGGATGTGGTGAAGGAAAAAATCGCGGTGGCTGAGGCGCGCCGCCTTGGCATCCCCATCATCGCCCCCCTAGACACGAATTGCGACCCCGATTTGGTGGATTACCCGATCCCGGGTAATGACGATGCGATCCGCTCCATTGGTCTATTCTGTAAAGAAATGGCAGAGGCGATCACAGAGGGGCGTGAGCTTGTGGGGCGCAGTGAGGAAGCACTCGAAGAAGTGGAGGCGGCTAGTGAAGCCGAAAAAGAGGAGATCCTAGAGGAAATCGTTCAAGAAGAGGGGGTAGAAAATGAGTAA
- the tsf gene encoding translation elongation factor Ts codes for MSNVSAAQVKQLREMTDAPMMDCKKALVECGADLDKAVAYLREKGLSKAIKKADRVASEGVVALAIEGNNATMLEINSETDFVAKNDHFKALVAKSLELAKDKQPKDARELYQLQIEGQAYESYLHAAVAKIGENIVVRRLACVQAGANEVLNGYLHANHRVGAIIKIAHNNPANTDKLRELARHIAMHAAAMKPVVLDYKAFSPDFIAKEKLALVAELEKENEEAKRLGKPLKHIPTYVSKAELTADILTQQEEAYKQELRDQGKPEKIFDKIIPGKMERFIADNTLLDQRLTLLGQFFVMDDKKTIQQILDERSAQTNDQIHIVEYIRFEVGEGIEKKSEDFAAEVAAQMK; via the coding sequence ATGAGTAATGTCAGTGCTGCACAAGTCAAACAACTAAGAGAAATGACAGATGCGCCCATGATGGATTGCAAAAAAGCCCTTGTGGAGTGTGGAGCGGATTTAGACAAGGCAGTCGCCTACTTGCGTGAAAAGGGCTTGAGTAAGGCGATCAAAAAGGCCGATCGTGTAGCCAGCGAGGGCGTGGTGGCTTTAGCCATAGAGGGCAACAACGCCACCATGCTAGAGATCAATAGCGAAACCGACTTTGTGGCTAAAAACGACCACTTTAAAGCCCTTGTGGCAAAATCCCTAGAGCTTGCCAAAGACAAACAACCCAAAGACGCTAGAGAGTTGTACCAGCTCCAAATTGAGGGGCAAGCTTACGAGTCTTATCTGCACGCTGCAGTCGCTAAGATTGGGGAAAACATCGTGGTGCGCCGCCTAGCTTGCGTGCAAGCGGGGGCAAACGAGGTGTTAAATGGCTACTTGCACGCCAACCACCGCGTGGGTGCGATCATTAAAATCGCACACAACAACCCCGCTAACACCGATAAGTTGCGTGAGTTAGCCCGCCACATCGCCATGCACGCTGCCGCCATGAAACCCGTAGTGTTGGATTACAAAGCCTTTAGCCCCGATTTCATTGCTAAGGAAAAATTAGCTTTAGTGGCGGAACTTGAAAAGGAAAACGAAGAAGCCAAACGCTTAGGCAAGCCCCTTAAACACATCCCCACCTATGTGAGTAAAGCTGAGCTTACGGCGGACATTTTGACCCAGCAAGAAGAGGCCTATAAACAGGAATTAAGGGATCAGGGCAAACCTGAGAAAATCTTTGACAAGATCATCCCCGGCAAAATGGAACGATTCATCGCCGACAACACGCTGCTAGACCAACGCTTGACCCTACTCGGGCAATTCTTTGTGATGGACGATAAAAAGACCATCCAGCAAATTTTAGACGAGAGAAGTGCACAGACCAACGATCAAATCCACATTGTGGAGTATATCCGCTTTGAAGTGGGCGAGGGGATTGAAAAGAAAAGTGAGGATTTTGCAGCCGAAGTGGCGGCACAAATGAAATAA
- the metK gene encoding methionine adenosyltransferase: MGSYLFTSESVTEGHPDKMADQISDAVLDYIIERDKNARVACETLLANGFCIITGELKTSIYAPMQEIARGVVKDIGYTDALYGFDYRSAAVLNGIGEQSPDINQGVDREDGEVGAGDQGLMFGYACDETPQYMPLAISLAHAITLGLATARKSATLPFLRPDGKAQVTIRYEDDKPVGIDTIVVSTQHSPEVDQKHLREAVIEEVVYKVLPQEFLNDNIKYHINPTGKFVIGGPQGDAGLTGRKIIVDTYGGSCPHGGGAFSGKDPSKVDRSAAYMARYIARNLVASGVCKRATVQLAYAIGIVDPVSVYINTHHTSIYNPQDLEACVRTLFKLTPKGIIESLDLLRPIYRKTATYGHFGREDFSWEKTDKASAIADFLSK; encoded by the coding sequence ATGGGCTCTTATCTTTTCACCTCTGAGTCGGTGACAGAGGGGCATCCGGACAAAATGGCAGACCAGATCAGCGATGCCGTTTTAGACTACATCATTGAGCGGGACAAAAACGCCCGTGTGGCGTGTGAGACTTTACTAGCCAATGGGTTTTGTATCATCACGGGCGAGCTGAAAACCAGCATCTACGCTCCCATGCAAGAGATCGCAAGGGGTGTGGTCAAAGACATCGGCTACACCGATGCGCTCTATGGCTTTGACTACCGTAGTGCAGCGGTGCTCAATGGGATCGGCGAGCAAAGCCCCGACATCAATCAGGGGGTGGACCGCGAAGATGGAGAAGTGGGGGCAGGCGATCAGGGCTTGATGTTTGGTTACGCTTGCGATGAAACCCCCCAATACATGCCCCTAGCCATTAGCCTCGCGCACGCCATCACTTTGGGGCTAGCCACGGCACGCAAGAGCGCAACCTTGCCCTTTTTGCGCCCCGATGGCAAGGCGCAGGTGACGATCCGCTATGAGGACGACAAACCCGTAGGCATCGACACGATCGTGGTGTCTACGCAACACTCCCCCGAAGTGGATCAAAAGCACCTAAGAGAAGCGGTGATTGAGGAAGTGGTGTATAAAGTCCTGCCCCAAGAGTTTTTAAACGACAACATCAAGTACCACATCAACCCCACGGGCAAGTTTGTCATCGGCGGACCGCAAGGCGATGCAGGCTTGACGGGGCGTAAGATCATCGTAGACACCTATGGGGGCTCTTGTCCGCATGGGGGCGGAGCGTTTAGCGGCAAAGACCCCTCTAAAGTGGACCGCAGTGCGGCCTACATGGCACGCTACATTGCAAGAAATTTAGTGGCAAGTGGGGTGTGCAAGAGGGCGACTGTGCAGTTGGCCTATGCGATCGGCATTGTGGACCCCGTGTCTGTCTACATCAACACCCACCACACCAGCATTTATAACCCCCAAGACCTTGAGGCGTGCGTGCGCACACTCTTTAAACTCACCCCAAAGGGGATCATTGAGAGTTTAGATTTACTGCGCCCCATTTACCGCAAAACCGCTACTTACGGGCATTTTGGACGGGAGGATTTTAGTTGGGAGAAAACCGACAAAGCCTCAGCGATCGCTGACTTCTTGAGCAAGTGA
- a CDS encoding 1-acylglycerol-3-phosphate O-acyltransferase, giving the protein MWSKIRGIYALLVVGLGLGFIILMNFLTRKHNNSRQTRKWCRSFFFLVNAPLEKIGEFDLSADLIVLNHQSIIDIICLEAYHPRNICWVAKKELGDIPYYGYALKTPEMILIDREDRRGLASLLKIAKEKLEQGRPLVIFPEGTRSRGTEKFLPFKPGAKVLAEKLHLKIQPILLLNTRKIFNTKPIESHATHLRMVLMPAFTPDLSIDWYAKLEQDMQAEYQKHYHGLND; this is encoded by the coding sequence ATGTGGAGTAAAATTCGGGGCATTTATGCGCTCTTGGTCGTGGGTTTGGGGTTGGGCTTCATCATTTTAATGAACTTTCTAACCCGTAAACACAACAACTCCCGCCAAACCCGCAAGTGGTGTCGCTCTTTTTTCTTTTTGGTCAATGCGCCTTTAGAGAAAATCGGGGAGTTTGATTTGAGCGCGGATTTGATTGTACTCAACCACCAAAGCATCATTGACATCATCTGTCTAGAAGCCTACCACCCCCGCAACATCTGCTGGGTCGCTAAGAAAGAGTTGGGCGACATCCCCTACTATGGCTATGCGCTCAAAACTCCAGAAATGATTCTCATCGACAGAGAGGATCGGCGTGGACTTGCATCTTTGCTTAAAATTGCCAAAGAAAAGCTAGAGCAAGGCCGCCCTTTGGTGATCTTCCCCGAGGGCACTAGGAGCCGGGGCACAGAAAAATTCCTGCCCTTCAAGCCGGGGGCTAAGGTTTTGGCGGAGAAGCTGCATTTAAAAATCCAGCCCATACTCTTACTCAACACCCGCAAAATTTTTAACACCAAGCCCATAGAATCGCACGCCACGCACCTACGCATGGTGTTGATGCCCGCCTTTACGCCCGATTTAAGCATAGACTGGTACGCCAAATTAGAGCAGGACATGCAAGCCGAGTACCAAAAACACTACCACGGACTCAATGACTAG
- a CDS encoding S41 family peptidase, producing the protein MNRYFIMGLVSSILSVWLVAHNLPQDEVAQNTAHSKTFKKSNKPTTQERLNALKKFSNVVEQVERYYVDEVSINDIVDKAIDGLMTNLDAHSSYLTPKKFRDFRAQTEGEFGGLGITVGIRDGALTVIAPLDDTPAFRAGIKAGDVILKINQESTINMSIDNAVNLMRGKPKTPIELTLVRKSESKPIVVKMLRDIIKIKSVHAKKIEGTHYLYVRVNSFDRNVVRGVLTELSKAKDLQGIVLDLRSNPGGLLNQAIDLSNLFIKHGIIVSQKGRVKTEDIEYRANGKAPYPNLPIAVLVNAGTASASEIVSGALQDHKRAVIIGESTFGKGSVQTTFPVGRDEAIKITIARYYLPSGRTIQAVGIKPDIVVYPGNVPQDESKFSIKEADLKHHLEQELQSLNSKSESKKHEHGKKVEDKESKPITQKDINADIQLKTAIDTLKVWDILTAPNKESAHK; encoded by the coding sequence ATGAATAGATATTTTATAATGGGGCTTGTTTCGTCTATTTTGAGTGTGTGGCTCGTGGCGCATAATCTGCCACAGGATGAAGTGGCACAAAACACCGCACACAGCAAAACCTTTAAAAAGAGCAACAAACCCACGACCCAAGAGCGGCTCAATGCCTTAAAAAAATTCTCCAATGTGGTGGAGCAAGTGGAACGCTACTATGTGGATGAAGTCAGCATCAACGACATTGTGGACAAGGCCATCGATGGCTTAATGACAAATTTAGATGCGCACTCCTCCTACTTAACACCCAAGAAATTTAGGGACTTTAGAGCCCAAACAGAGGGCGAATTTGGCGGGCTGGGCATCACTGTGGGCATTCGCGATGGAGCGCTCACGGTCATCGCCCCATTGGACGACACCCCCGCCTTTAGGGCCGGGATCAAAGCGGGAGATGTCATTTTAAAAATCAACCAAGAAAGCACGATCAATATGAGCATCGACAACGCCGTCAATCTCATGCGTGGCAAGCCCAAAACCCCCATTGAGCTCACTTTGGTGCGTAAATCCGAGTCTAAACCCATTGTGGTGAAAATGTTGCGCGACATCATCAAGATCAAATCCGTACACGCCAAAAAGATCGAGGGCACACACTATTTATACGTCCGAGTCAATTCGTTCGACCGCAATGTGGTCAGGGGCGTGCTCACTGAGCTAAGCAAAGCCAAAGACCTACAAGGCATTGTGTTAGACTTACGCTCAAATCCAGGTGGGCTTTTAAACCAAGCCATTGACTTGTCTAATCTCTTCATCAAGCATGGCATCATCGTGTCGCAAAAAGGGCGGGTGAAAACCGAGGACATTGAGTACAGAGCTAATGGTAAAGCCCCCTACCCTAACTTACCCATAGCCGTCTTAGTCAACGCCGGCACAGCCAGTGCGAGCGAGATTGTTTCAGGGGCCCTGCAAGATCACAAACGCGCTGTCATCATCGGGGAGAGCACCTTTGGCAAGGGCAGCGTGCAAACCACTTTCCCCGTGGGCAGGGATGAGGCGATCAAGATCACCATCGCCCGCTACTATTTGCCCAGCGGGCGCACGATCCAAGCTGTGGGGATCAAGCCCGATATTGTGGTGTATCCGGGCAATGTCCCCCAAGATGAAAGCAAATTCAGCATTAAAGAGGCGGATTTAAAACACCACTTGGAACAAGAATTACAATCCCTAAACAGCAAATCCGAAAGTAAGAAACACGAACATGGCAAAAAAGTTGAGGACAAAGAAAGCAAACCCATCACCCAAAAAGACATCAATGCGGATATCCAACTAAAAACCGCCATCGACACCCTAAAAGTTTGGGATATTCTGACCGCCCCCAACAAAGAGAGTGCGCATAAGTAG
- a CDS encoding outer membrane family protein, translated as MLFATSVDAFEYKFGGRAEQTSQIGFNTREINRRRGLYPMQQYATVAGYLDLSFSLLPKKSVHSLKGGIGGMVGGVFYDSTKNLDRGSQIFNYYGYYNGYLDGNHNSIATGDDNLKDSFIRKNARTYIWSDAFLEYQYKDYFGIKGGRYTSTMPYRSGKTQGFEVFGQYKHARLVWFSSFGRAIASSGFLINWYAPRTSYSGGYVRNAQGGWTPVGYKLSYGTHAARLIYNQHKLLAEFFYYFSPKTFNAPGFTLGWDTNPNFDGKGFKSDTHITAIFPVYEPWMVFGSTGAVKFKYGTPITQTGQSLILRQRFDYNNYYLVGTFYKNFGNPNTYVGNMGNPAGVLLGGNSVYVGTAGTALKADAVTGAIAYGGTHFNKKFLWRMQWQWTSAPVAWEGRYMLTLGYNFNQYLKATINLAYYGVHTNKGYQAGLNDQVCMTYCGGGYQDRSALYTNLSASF; from the coding sequence ATGTTGTTTGCAACTTCCGTGGACGCGTTTGAGTATAAGTTTGGGGGGCGCGCAGAACAGACCTCTCAAATCGGGTTCAACACTAGGGAGATCAACCGCAGAAGAGGGCTTTACCCCATGCAACAATACGCCACTGTGGCGGGGTATTTGGACCTTAGCTTCAGCTTATTGCCCAAAAAATCCGTCCACAGCCTTAAGGGTGGGATCGGCGGTATGGTCGGTGGTGTCTTCTACGACAGCACGAAAAACCTCGATCGAGGCAGTCAAATATTCAACTATTACGGTTACTACAACGGGTATTTAGACGGCAACCACAATTCCATCGCTACAGGTGATGACAACCTCAAGGACAGCTTCATTCGAAAAAACGCGCGCACCTACATTTGGAGCGATGCGTTCTTGGAATACCAATACAAAGATTATTTTGGCATCAAGGGCGGGCGTTACACTTCTACCATGCCTTACAGAAGTGGGAAAACGCAAGGCTTTGAGGTCTTTGGGCAGTATAAACACGCCCGCTTGGTGTGGTTTAGTTCTTTTGGGCGCGCGATTGCCAGCAGCGGGTTTCTCATCAATTGGTATGCCCCTAGGACTTCTTACAGCGGCGGTTATGTGAGAAACGCCCAGGGGGGTTGGACACCTGTGGGCTATAAGCTCTCTTATGGCACACATGCGGCAAGACTCATTTACAACCAACATAAACTCTTGGCCGAGTTTTTCTACTATTTTTCGCCCAAGACCTTCAACGCACCCGGCTTTACGCTCGGCTGGGACACCAACCCCAATTTTGACGGCAAGGGTTTTAAATCAGACACCCACATCACCGCCATCTTCCCTGTGTATGAGCCTTGGATGGTCTTTGGCTCAACAGGGGCGGTGAAATTCAAATACGGCACACCCATCACCCAAACCGGCCAAAGCCTCATCTTGCGCCAGCGCTTTGATTACAACAACTACTACCTCGTGGGGACATTTTACAAGAACTTTGGCAACCCCAACACCTATGTGGGCAACATGGGTAACCCCGCAGGCGTGCTCCTCGGGGGCAACAGCGTTTATGTGGGTACGGCTGGCACAGCTTTAAAAGCCGATGCTGTAACAGGGGCGATTGCCTATGGGGGCACACACTTTAATAAAAAGTTTTTGTGGCGGATGCAATGGCAGTGGACAAGTGCGCCCGTGGCATGGGAGGGACGCTACATGCTCACTTTGGGTTACAACTTCAACCAGTACTTGAAAGCCACGATCAATTTAGCCTACTATGGAGTGCACACCAATAAAGGCTACCAAGCGGGCTTGAACGACCAAGTCTGTATGACCTATTGTGGCGGAGGGTATCAGGACAGAAGTGCTCTTTACACAAACCTTTCGGCTTCCTTTTAG
- a CDS encoding outer membrane family protein, with amino-acid sequence MKKVVSLSKNLVAWLGIASQTSALDWKHLDLRNLESFAKFRAGAESFSKIGFNNKPINTNKGLYPTETFVTIVAYLQLDFPELLPKNATANGHHMSGSLGGFGGGLMYDGTKHLINEATGKPYGDMAWNYFGYWGGLVGQKPWAQCWYGAGGGSQASYAGKSAAQLQAMSDATSIGGVNTADCIQGYADNARQYVIYNAYIDYSYKNIFRFRGGRYESPADYMSGYTQGLDMTLNLNHFKFWWFSSFGRGFAYNEWLYNFYSPKTYTLADGKKINPGVHAFYITWEYKGFSVVPFVYFSPNNEYSPCFTLMYDSNPKFKGIGWRSQTDITVLNPFYAKRFWDTYQFGMISHRNAHSLMIKQRFDYNNYNFGGGIYQNFGNANWMIGYHGNRLGFDFWDNTVYANTINSLSYMMDSNAFTAFLFGGGVYKKWLWGLIGRLTYGPRADEQVFAFNVGYQFSKRFYADIKVEYYNQIMHRGYKIGWNGPFLPDQPATDQDRSHIFTEIKVKL; translated from the coding sequence ATGAAAAAAGTTGTGTCGCTCTCTAAAAATTTAGTGGCTTGGTTGGGAATTGCATCCCAAACTTCCGCCCTAGATTGGAAGCACCTGGATTTACGCAATTTGGAGTCTTTTGCAAAATTTAGAGCAGGGGCAGAGTCCTTCTCTAAAATTGGGTTTAACAACAAGCCCATCAACACCAATAAGGGTCTTTACCCTACAGAGACTTTTGTCACTATCGTGGCTTATCTCCAATTAGACTTCCCTGAACTTTTGCCTAAAAACGCAACGGCTAATGGCCACCACATGTCAGGGAGTCTAGGGGGATTTGGCGGAGGTCTTATGTACGATGGGACAAAACACCTAATAAATGAGGCGACAGGCAAGCCCTATGGGGATATGGCTTGGAACTACTTTGGTTACTGGGGTGGGCTCGTGGGGCAAAAGCCTTGGGCGCAGTGCTGGTATGGGGCAGGGGGAGGAAGCCAAGCGTCTTATGCGGGCAAAAGCGCAGCCCAGTTGCAAGCCATGTCGGATGCCACAAGCATTGGGGGGGTTAATACGGCCGATTGTATTCAGGGCTATGCCGATAACGCTCGCCAATATGTGATCTACAATGCCTACATTGACTACTCTTATAAGAACATCTTTAGATTTAGGGGTGGGCGTTATGAATCGCCGGCCGACTATATGAGTGGTTACACGCAAGGGCTAGACATGACTTTAAACTTAAACCACTTTAAATTTTGGTGGTTCAGCTCTTTTGGCCGGGGCTTTGCTTACAACGAGTGGCTGTATAACTTCTACTCTCCCAAAACCTACACCCTAGCCGATGGCAAAAAGATCAACCCCGGGGTGCACGCCTTTTACATCACTTGGGAGTACAAGGGCTTTAGTGTTGTGCCTTTTGTCTACTTTTCCCCAAACAACGAATACAGCCCTTGCTTTACCCTCATGTATGACAGCAACCCCAAATTTAAAGGGATTGGCTGGCGCTCGCAAACCGACATCACGGTGCTCAACCCCTTTTACGCCAAACGCTTTTGGGACACCTACCAGTTTGGCATGATCTCGCATAGAAATGCCCATAGCTTGATGATCAAACAGCGCTTTGACTACAATAACTACAACTTTGGGGGCGGGATTTACCAAAACTTTGGCAACGCCAACTGGATGATCGGCTACCACGGGAACCGTTTAGGGTTTGACTTTTGGGACAACACAGTGTATGCCAACACCATCAACTCCCTATCCTACATGATGGACTCGAACGCCTTCACCGCCTTTCTCTTTGGCGGGGGGGTGTATAAAAAATGGCTTTGGGGTTTGATCGGCCGTTTGACCTATGGTCCCCGTGCGGATGAACAGGTTTTTGCGTTTAACGTCGGTTACCAATTTTCTAAGCGTTTTTACGCCGACATTAAAGTAGAATACTACAACCAAATCATGCATCGAGGTTATAAAATTGGTTGGAATGGGCCTTTCTTACCCGATCAACCCGCCACCGACCAAGACAGAAGCCATATTTTTACTGAGATTAAAGTCAAGCTTTAA